One genomic segment of SAR202 cluster bacterium includes these proteins:
- a CDS encoding acetoin utilization protein AcuC: protein MARRTAFIYDDSMADHVLSEDHPMKPVRLRYTFDLAGQYGLLETPRSTLVASRMATVDEITRFHTPDYVAAVRAISNGDSSVNQRRYNFAPGDNPPFRGMYEASLLSTGGSVRGVDLLLDEGHDAVLNISGGLHHAMPSYVYGFCVFNDPVIAIKELVRRGLKVAYVDIDCHHGDGVQHAFYDTDRVLTISLHESGQYIFPGTGYPQELGAGKGRGYSVNLPLYPYTSDEVYYWAFMETVPPLLQAFRPDVLVSQLGIDSHYNDPITHLSLTVQGFGRVVSEMGSFAPKWLALGGGGYDLQAVARAWTLAYAIMAEEEVSDELPMPYRHAHGVQTLTDHEDISHLEKVQPDARTFAQSSVQAVQRLIFPLHGIRS, encoded by the coding sequence ATGGCGAGAAGAACCGCGTTTATCTACGACGACTCAATGGCGGACCACGTCCTCAGCGAAGACCATCCCATGAAGCCGGTCCGCCTCCGCTATACCTTCGACCTCGCAGGCCAGTATGGCCTGCTGGAGACGCCCCGCTCGACTCTTGTGGCGTCCCGCATGGCCACAGTCGATGAGATCACGCGATTCCACACGCCGGACTACGTCGCCGCCGTCCGCGCCATCAGCAACGGCGACTCCTCCGTCAACCAGCGCCGCTACAACTTCGCGCCCGGCGACAACCCGCCTTTTCGAGGAATGTACGAGGCATCGCTCCTCTCCACCGGCGGCTCCGTCCGGGGCGTGGATCTGCTGCTGGATGAGGGGCACGATGCGGTACTTAACATCTCCGGCGGCCTTCACCACGCAATGCCGTCCTACGTGTACGGGTTCTGCGTGTTCAACGACCCCGTAATCGCCATCAAAGAGCTCGTACGCCGGGGTCTAAAAGTTGCGTACGTAGACATTGACTGCCACCACGGTGACGGAGTGCAGCACGCCTTCTACGACACCGACCGGGTACTTACGATCTCGCTCCACGAGTCCGGCCAGTACATATTCCCCGGCACCGGCTACCCGCAGGAGCTCGGCGCCGGCAAGGGCCGCGGCTACTCGGTCAACCTGCCCCTCTACCCCTACACCAGCGACGAAGTGTACTACTGGGCCTTCATGGAGACAGTCCCCCCCTTGTTACAGGCGTTCCGGCCGGACGTGCTCGTGAGCCAGCTCGGCATCGACTCGCACTACAACGACCCCATAACGCACCTTTCGCTCACAGTCCAGGGCTTCGGGCGGGTGGTTTCGGAGATGGGATCGTTCGCGCCGAAGTGGCTCGCGCTAGGTGGGGGCGGGTACGATCTGCAGGCGGTGGCCCGCGCGTGGACGCTGGCCTACGCGATCATGGCTGAGGAAGAGGTGTCTGACGAGCTGCCCATGCCCTACCGCCACGCACACGGCGTGCAGACCCTCACGGACCACGAGGACATCTCCCACCTGGAAAAGGTCCAGCCGGACGCCCGCACCTTCGCCCAGAGCAGCGTCCAGGCCGTCCAGCGCCTGATATTCCCGTTGCACGGGATAAGGTCTTAG
- the dnaK gene encoding molecular chaperone DnaK, whose translation MAKVLGIDLGTTNSCMAIIEAGEPRVIENAEGARTTPSVVAINPKTGERYVGQAAKRQAITNPENTIFSIKRFMGRKHEDDSVQRDMKLVPFKVERHSNGDAYVRMGDKTYAPPEVSAMILQKLKQDAEAKLGEKITQAVITVPAYFNDSQRNATKDAGRIAGLEVLRIINEPTAAALAYGLDKKKEETIAVYDLGGGTFDITVLRIGEGVFEVLATNGDTHLGGDDFDQRIMDWITDEFRKDQGIDLKKDRMALQRLRESAEKAKIELSTTMQTEINLPFITADASGPKHLVMALTRAKLEQLVGDLIQKSVGPSQQALKDAGVTAKDINEVILVGGMTRMPAVQKAVVDLFGKEPHKGVNPDEVVAVGAAIQAGVLKGEVQDLLLLDVTPLTLGLETLGGISTALIPRNTTIPTAKTETFTTASDGQPSVGVHVVQGERTMAGENKTIGRFTLDGILPAPRGVPQIEVTFDIDANGILKVSAKDKGTGREQKITITASSGLSKDEIDKLVRDAQSHADEDRKTKEEIEIRNQAENAAYSAEKLLRDNGDKVPADLKSEIEKKVTEVRDAIKANDASKIRSTMTELSAAMQKVGQAVYSQPGADPTGGQQGGPSDAGKKDGDNTVEGEFREV comes from the coding sequence ATGGCTAAAGTACTGGGCATAGATCTAGGCACGACAAACTCGTGCATGGCCATAATCGAAGCCGGCGAGCCGCGCGTGATCGAGAACGCGGAGGGCGCGCGCACCACCCCGTCGGTAGTCGCCATCAACCCCAAGACCGGAGAGCGATACGTCGGCCAGGCCGCCAAACGCCAGGCGATCACGAACCCGGAGAACACGATCTTCTCGATCAAGCGCTTTATGGGCCGCAAGCACGAGGACGACAGCGTCCAGCGGGATATGAAGCTTGTGCCGTTCAAGGTGGAGCGCCACTCCAACGGCGACGCCTACGTCCGCATGGGCGACAAGACTTACGCCCCGCCCGAGGTCTCCGCGATGATCCTTCAGAAGCTGAAGCAGGACGCGGAGGCAAAGCTGGGGGAGAAGATAACGCAGGCCGTAATCACCGTGCCCGCGTACTTCAATGACAGCCAGCGCAACGCCACCAAGGACGCCGGCCGAATCGCGGGCCTCGAGGTGCTCCGCATCATCAACGAGCCCACGGCCGCTGCGCTGGCCTACGGCCTGGACAAGAAAAAGGAAGAGACGATCGCGGTCTACGACCTGGGCGGCGGCACGTTCGACATCACGGTCCTCCGCATCGGCGAAGGCGTGTTCGAGGTGCTGGCCACCAACGGCGACACGCACCTGGGCGGCGACGACTTCGACCAGCGGATCATGGACTGGATCACCGATGAGTTCAGGAAGGACCAGGGCATAGACCTGAAAAAGGACCGCATGGCCCTCCAGCGCCTGCGCGAGTCTGCGGAGAAGGCCAAGATCGAGCTTTCGACGACGATGCAGACCGAGATCAACCTGCCGTTCATCACCGCGGACGCCTCAGGCCCCAAGCACTTGGTTATGGCGCTCACCAGGGCCAAGCTGGAGCAGCTCGTGGGCGACCTTATCCAGAAGTCCGTCGGCCCCTCCCAGCAGGCGCTCAAGGACGCCGGCGTGACGGCCAAGGACATCAACGAGGTCATCCTCGTCGGCGGCATGACGCGCATGCCTGCCGTGCAGAAGGCCGTCGTGGACCTGTTCGGGAAGGAGCCCCACAAGGGTGTGAACCCGGATGAGGTGGTGGCGGTCGGCGCGGCCATTCAGGCGGGCGTCCTGAAGGGCGAGGTGCAGGACCTGCTGCTGCTGGACGTGACTCCGCTGACTCTGGGCCTTGAGACTCTGGGCGGCATCAGCACGGCGCTGATCCCCAGGAACACAACTATCCCCACGGCCAAGACCGAGACGTTTACGACGGCCTCCGACGGCCAGCCGAGCGTGGGGGTCCATGTCGTGCAGGGCGAGCGCACGATGGCGGGGGAGAACAAGACGATCGGCCGCTTCACGCTTGACGGCATCCTGCCTGCGCCACGCGGCGTGCCGCAGATCGAGGTCACGTTCGACATCGATGCGAATGGCATCCTGAAGGTGTCCGCGAAGGACAAGGGCACCGGCCGCGAGCAGAAGATCACCATCACGGCCAGCTCCGGCCTGAGCAAGGACGAGATCGACAAGCTGGTTCGCGACGCGCAGTCCCACGCGGACGAGGACCGGAAGACGAAGGAGGAGATCGAGATCCGCAACCAGGCGGAGAACGCGGCCTACTCGGCCGAGAAGCTCCTCCGCGATAACGGCGACAAGGTGCCGGCGGACCTGAAGTCCGAGATCGAGAAGAAGGTCACCGAAGTGCGCGACGCCATCAAGGCGAACGACGCTTCGAAGATACGCTCGACGATGACCGAGCTATCGGCCGCTATGCAGAAGGTGGGCCAGGCCGTCTATAGCCAGCCCGGCGCGGACCCCACAGGCGGCCAGCAGGGCGGCCCCAGCGACGCCGGAAAGAAGGACGGCGACAACACCGTAGAAGGCGAGTTCCGCGAGGTGTAG
- a CDS encoding nucleotide exchange factor GrpE gives MYSGEGQSPGEPRPDEMEGQAAQGEQDTQLKAQMEEALREKDQFRSIAQRAQADLINYRKRAEEEKSEVMKAGNKRLLLKVLPVADDLERAISMVPSGASAPGWVEGLQLVHRNLMNLLDSEGVKRIDAKGKKFDPWESEAVHYMESPDAQEDTVLEVVRPGYKYNNQVLRAAQVIVAKKPEQQSKPATNQEERS, from the coding sequence GTGTATAGTGGCGAGGGCCAGTCGCCCGGAGAGCCCAGGCCCGACGAGATGGAGGGCCAGGCCGCCCAGGGTGAGCAAGATACTCAATTGAAGGCGCAGATGGAAGAGGCGCTGCGGGAGAAGGACCAGTTCAGGTCCATCGCCCAGCGCGCGCAGGCCGACCTGATCAACTACCGAAAGCGCGCCGAGGAGGAGAAGTCCGAGGTCATGAAGGCGGGCAACAAGCGCCTTCTCCTCAAGGTGCTCCCCGTAGCGGACGACCTGGAGCGCGCAATCTCCATGGTCCCTTCCGGCGCCTCTGCGCCGGGCTGGGTCGAAGGGCTCCAGCTCGTCCATCGCAACTTGATGAACCTCCTGGATTCGGAGGGCGTCAAGCGCATAGATGCAAAAGGAAAGAAGTTCGACCCCTGGGAGTCCGAGGCGGTGCACTACATGGAGTCGCCGGACGCCCAGGAGGACACAGTCCTTGAGGTGGTCCGGCCCGGATACAAGTACAATAACCAGGTCCTGCGGGCGGCCCAGGTAATCGTCGCCAAAAAGCCCGAGCAACAGTCGAAGCCCGCAACGAATCAGGAGGAGAGAAGTTAA
- a CDS encoding MerR family transcriptional regulator, with protein sequence MSPEEMEGVYIISVAARILEMHPQTLRKYERAGLVSPSRTVGMLRLYSDVDIARLRLIKHLVNELGLNLAGVQMVLDVFNHLVRLQEVVPSVDDKRLRPFISQGLAELFELLHAHRVGRPERE encoded by the coding sequence ATGAGTCCCGAAGAGATGGAGGGGGTTTACATCATCAGCGTGGCGGCGCGCATCCTGGAGATGCACCCCCAAACGCTGCGGAAGTACGAGCGTGCGGGGCTCGTGTCGCCGTCCAGGACAGTCGGGATGCTCCGCCTCTACTCGGATGTGGACATCGCGCGGCTACGGCTGATAAAGCACCTTGTGAACGAGCTGGGGCTGAACCTGGCCGGGGTGCAAATGGTGCTGGACGTGTTCAACCACCTGGTCCGCCTGCAGGAGGTAGTCCCCAGCGTGGACGACAAGCGCCTGCGGCCGTTCATCAGCCAGGGGCTCGCGGAGCTATTTGAGCTCCTGCATGCCCACCGCGTGGGCCGACCGGAGCGCGAATAG
- a CDS encoding sulfite oxidase-like oxidoreductase yields MLFKKLTGTKKVKPDAEGRVAPPGQYITDKFPVLTFGSVPKIDLKTWKFRVFGLVDNQFELNWEQFTALPKVTIDSEFHCVTQWSRLENTWEGIAFSELMKLAGPKPEAKYVMAHCYGGYTTNQSLQVLMDDDVLFAWNHDGEPLSTEHGGPLRLVVPKRYAWKSAKWVNGIELMAKDRPGFWEVRGYHMNGDPINEERFG; encoded by the coding sequence ATGCTGTTCAAGAAGCTCACCGGCACAAAGAAGGTGAAGCCTGACGCCGAAGGGCGTGTGGCCCCTCCGGGCCAGTACATCACGGATAAGTTCCCCGTGCTCACCTTCGGCTCAGTCCCGAAGATCGACCTCAAGACGTGGAAGTTCCGCGTCTTCGGCCTTGTGGACAACCAGTTCGAGCTTAACTGGGAGCAGTTCACGGCCCTCCCGAAGGTGACCATCGACTCCGAGTTCCATTGCGTGACGCAGTGGAGCCGGCTGGAGAATACCTGGGAGGGAATCGCCTTCAGCGAGCTCATGAAGCTGGCCGGGCCGAAGCCCGAGGCGAAGTACGTGATGGCCCACTGCTACGGCGGGTACACTACAAACCAGTCGCTCCAGGTTCTGATGGACGACGATGTACTGTTCGCGTGGAACCACGACGGCGAGCCGCTATCCACAGAGCACGGCGGCCCCTTGCGGCTGGTGGTGCCCAAGCGCTACGCCTGGAAGAGCGCCAAGTGGGTGAACGGTATTGAGCTCATGGCGAAGGACCGCCCGGGATTCTGGGAAGTCCGCGGCTACCACATGAACGGCGACCCGATCAACGAAGAGCGGTTCGGATAG